A region from the Candidatus Electrothrix scaldis genome encodes:
- a CDS encoding insulinase family protein, which produces MTDFTPGSIYHGFILRRKEHVADIHSDVYLFEHEVLGTPALAIKNADPNKTFCFTFQTVPEDSTGVAHILEHAVLMGSKKYPVHDVFGEINKGGLTTFLNAMTGSDTTWYPFASRNVTEYFNIMDVYCDVVLNPLIPRSTFEQEGWHYHKESEDAPLELQGVVLNEMKGAFSDPIRSIFHHTFGGLMPGSTYAHESGGDPSVIPDLTYEQFVAFHRKHYHPSNGMLFFYGDAELEQELAAVQDNFLSSYDAPGAKAEIVPGEDISEPVFIEDGYAVQPGSDLSGKTYLAVGTAVGTVLDRQQNTAFQIIANILYNSDASPLKKAIVEAGLCRDFGGLFLADSCYKTFMMTYLAGSEPDKRDSFLELYRQTLSEIVEQGIDRDLVLSELNKYEFAFREDLTKAQRGLDLISKSLPALKHGSDPFEALAIEDLFASIRKKALEEKYFEELIRKELLENSAFVAVTLSPDPEKAARTAEKEQQRLAAYEQTLDQEKTAALIANTQELMQLQQTPNSEETLALLPRLSRQDLDRKPDFLRAKVADYNEVTCIANELDTNAIAYVQIGLDCSAISVELLPWLDLFATIATEIGTGSRDYMRFAKDINICTGGFSHSFATYQHMNAPETLQPVLWIQVKALSNYLPKALELVTEVFADLDLTNRQRIREIVLREFTWAEHTVQSEGYNLAASRVLAQLSRSGMINEHVHGVTSYLKLKELVAAYDEQEDAFLARLETLRSQVFQPEYLKVAVTGSLQDIGTIQESTKTLRASLKGTRPSFEDVEFPPFPANQAFTTSADVVYNVQGCSLFTELEQYRGDFEVLKTWLSRDYLWNTVRQLGGAYGCFVQLHQLTGNVALVSYRDPQVSKTYAAYDAIADAVSKLELSREKLDQLIIGTYGTLNPLQSPAVQGLAARNEYLCAITPEYKQERIGRVIDTEVEDMRSYASLLENLSSKGVRATIGSGEKIKAHAELFDDILGL; this is translated from the coding sequence ATGACAGATTTCACTCCCGGTTCCATCTACCACGGATTCATCCTGCGAAGAAAAGAGCATGTTGCTGATATTCATTCCGATGTCTATCTCTTTGAGCACGAGGTTCTCGGCACGCCAGCCCTGGCCATAAAGAACGCGGATCCCAATAAGACCTTCTGCTTCACCTTTCAGACCGTGCCGGAGGATTCCACTGGTGTTGCCCATATCCTGGAGCATGCCGTACTTATGGGATCGAAAAAATATCCGGTCCATGATGTGTTCGGGGAGATCAATAAGGGTGGCTTGACCACCTTCCTCAATGCTATGACCGGTTCCGACACCACCTGGTACCCCTTTGCCAGTCGCAATGTGACGGAATATTTTAATATCATGGATGTCTATTGCGATGTGGTCCTGAACCCATTGATTCCGCGCAGCACCTTTGAGCAGGAAGGCTGGCATTATCATAAGGAGTCCGAAGACGCCCCGTTGGAACTCCAGGGCGTGGTGCTGAACGAGATGAAAGGGGCCTTTTCCGATCCCATTCGCTCCATTTTCCACCATACCTTTGGCGGCCTGATGCCCGGCTCCACCTATGCCCATGAGTCTGGCGGTGATCCTTCCGTGATTCCTGATCTGACCTATGAGCAATTTGTTGCGTTCCATCGCAAGCATTACCATCCTTCCAACGGAATGCTCTTTTTCTATGGTGATGCAGAGCTGGAGCAGGAGCTGGCTGCGGTCCAGGACAACTTCCTTTCCTCTTACGATGCCCCTGGTGCCAAGGCCGAGATTGTCCCAGGCGAGGATATCTCGGAGCCGGTCTTTATCGAGGATGGTTATGCTGTGCAGCCAGGCAGCGACCTAAGCGGCAAGACCTATCTGGCTGTGGGCACAGCCGTGGGCACGGTACTTGATCGGCAGCAGAATACCGCCTTTCAGATTATTGCCAATATTCTCTATAATTCTGATGCCTCTCCCTTGAAAAAGGCCATTGTCGAGGCTGGCCTGTGCCGGGATTTCGGCGGGCTCTTTCTTGCGGATTCCTGTTATAAGACCTTTATGATGACCTATCTGGCCGGTTCTGAGCCTGATAAGCGGGATAGTTTTCTTGAATTGTATCGCCAGACCCTAAGTGAGATTGTTGAACAGGGGATTGACCGGGATCTGGTCCTGTCGGAGTTGAATAAGTATGAGTTCGCCTTTCGGGAGGACCTGACCAAGGCCCAGCGAGGCCTGGATCTCATCAGTAAGTCCCTGCCTGCCCTGAAGCATGGTTCTGATCCCTTTGAGGCCCTGGCCATTGAGGATCTTTTTGCCTCGATTCGAAAAAAGGCCCTGGAAGAAAAGTATTTTGAAGAGCTTATCCGTAAGGAGCTCCTGGAGAATTCTGCCTTTGTTGCGGTGACCCTGTCCCCGGACCCGGAAAAGGCAGCCCGGACTGCGGAGAAAGAGCAGCAGCGCCTGGCTGCCTATGAGCAGACCCTTGATCAGGAAAAGACAGCAGCCCTGATTGCCAATACCCAGGAACTCATGCAGCTCCAGCAGACCCCGAATTCCGAGGAAACCCTGGCCCTGCTGCCTCGCCTCTCCCGCCAGGATCTGGACCGGAAACCTGATTTCCTCCGGGCAAAGGTCGCGGATTATAATGAAGTGACCTGCATTGCCAATGAGCTGGACACCAATGCCATTGCTTATGTGCAGATCGGTTTGGATTGCTCGGCCATTTCTGTGGAGCTGTTGCCCTGGCTTGACCTTTTTGCCACCATTGCCACGGAGATCGGTACCGGCTCCCGTGACTATATGCGTTTTGCCAAGGATATCAATATCTGTACCGGGGGCTTCAGTCATTCCTTTGCTACCTATCAGCATATGAATGCACCGGAAACCCTGCAACCTGTCCTCTGGATTCAGGTGAAGGCTCTGTCCAATTATCTGCCTAAGGCCCTGGAGTTGGTTACTGAGGTCTTTGCGGATCTGGATTTGACCAATCGGCAGCGCATCAGGGAAATTGTCCTGCGGGAGTTCACCTGGGCAGAGCATACGGTCCAGAGCGAGGGCTATAATCTGGCTGCCTCCAGGGTCTTGGCCCAGCTGAGTCGATCCGGGATGATCAACGAGCATGTCCACGGCGTGACCTCATACCTGAAGCTGAAGGAACTGGTTGCTGCTTATGATGAGCAGGAAGATGCCTTTCTTGCCCGTCTTGAAACCCTGCGCTCTCAGGTCTTTCAGCCCGAATATCTCAAGGTCGCTGTGACAGGTTCGCTTCAGGATATTGGGACGATCCAGGAAAGCACAAAGACCTTGCGTGCTTCTCTGAAGGGAACCCGACCTTCATTTGAGGATGTAGAGTTTCCTCCATTCCCTGCCAATCAAGCCTTCACCACCTCTGCTGATGTGGTCTATAACGTGCAGGGATGCAGCCTGTTTACTGAGCTGGAGCAATATCGAGGCGATTTTGAGGTACTCAAGACCTGGTTGTCTCGTGATTACCTCTGGAATACGGTCCGGCAGCTGGGTGGTGCCTATGGCTGTTTTGTCCAGCTCCATCAACTGACAGGTAATGTTGCCCTGGTCAGCTATCGTGATCCCCAGGTAAGCAAGACCTATGCCGCCTATGATGCCATTGCCGATGCAGTGAGCAAGCTGGAGCTCAGCCGGGAAAAGCTGGATCAGCTCATCATCGGGACCTACGGTACCTTGAACCCACTCCAGTCCCCGGCAGTGCAGGGGCTTGCGGCCCGAAATGAGTACCTTTGCGCGATTACACCGGAGTATAAGCAGGAGCGGATTGGTCGGGTGATTGATACGGAGGTGGAGGATATGCGTTCCTATGCCTCGTTGTTGGAGAACCTCAGCAGCAAGGGCGTTCGGGCAACGATTGGCAGTGGCGAGAAGATCAAGGCCCATGCTGAGCTCTTTGATGATATCCTTGGGCTGTAA
- a CDS encoding BsuBI/PstI family type II restriction endonuclease gives MKFTKKQKEKLEQAKTLLTALGLPKAQCNDRSGWVFLALANIRPSDNWNVASAPLLPTVTIMEFIRNEYGMDYKPNSRETIRRQTLHQFEQARVVDRNRDDPTRPTNSKDNNYSLNQPILDILAEYPRGDWEVKVQEYKNAVPELTAQYERALEKHKIPVSLPNGEIVKLSPGKHNQLQADIVHEFCSRFVGSGGRLLYIGDTASSRNEGGKLMFLESDYLESLGVPSLSHDKLPDVIVYDENRKWLFLIEAVTSHGPISPKRWIELEQLFKDCTVGLVYVTAFPDCAEFRKNAADIAWETEVWIADNPDHMIHFNPKSCN, from the coding sequence TTGAAATTCACGAAAAAGCAGAAAGAAAAGCTTGAACAGGCCAAGACCTTGCTGACCGCATTGGGGTTACCAAAGGCACAGTGTAATGATCGTTCGGGATGGGTATTTCTGGCACTGGCTAATATCAGGCCATCAGATAACTGGAATGTCGCGAGCGCTCCTCTGCTGCCGACGGTAACGATTATGGAATTTATCCGTAATGAATACGGAATGGACTATAAGCCGAACAGTCGGGAGACGATTCGCCGCCAAACCCTCCACCAATTTGAACAAGCCCGAGTCGTTGATCGTAATCGCGATGATCCAACAAGACCAACCAACAGTAAGGATAACAACTATTCATTAAATCAGCCGATTTTGGATATACTTGCCGAATATCCGAGGGGGGATTGGGAGGTTAAAGTCCAGGAATACAAAAATGCTGTGCCGGAGCTTACAGCACAGTATGAACGGGCTCTTGAAAAGCACAAGATTCCTGTTTCTCTACCAAACGGTGAGATTGTGAAACTTTCTCCGGGAAAACATAATCAACTTCAAGCAGATATCGTCCATGAGTTTTGTTCGCGCTTTGTTGGTTCCGGCGGTCGACTTTTATATATAGGTGATACCGCAAGTAGTCGCAACGAGGGCGGAAAACTGATGTTCTTGGAGTCTGATTACCTGGAGTCGCTGGGTGTCCCATCTCTATCCCATGATAAGTTGCCTGATGTAATCGTCTATGATGAGAATCGGAAATGGTTGTTTTTGATCGAAGCTGTTACGAGTCATGGGCCTATTTCACCTAAGCGATGGATCGAGCTTGAACAGCTTTTTAAAGATTGCACAGTCGGGCTTGTTTATGTCACGGCCTTTCCTGATTGTGCAGAGTTCCGCAAGAACGCTGCTGACATTGCCTGGGAAACTGAAGTGTGGATTGCCGATAATCCAGACCATATGATTCATTTTAATCCTAAATCCTGCAATTAG
- a CDS encoding UPF0175 family protein produces the protein MPQCTITIPERLQLNVRETKRFLAAKMYEAGKLSLGQAAELAGLSTRAFAEILADYNVSLINYPPADILRDAAQF, from the coding sequence ATGCCGCAATGCACAATAACTATACCGGAGCGTTTACAGCTCAATGTACGGGAGACTAAGAGGTTTCTGGCTGCAAAGATGTATGAGGCAGGGAAACTGTCCCTGGGTCAGGCTGCTGAACTTGCCGGACTTTCCACAAGGGCCTTTGCAGAGATTCTGGCGGATTATAATGTCTCGCTGATCAATTATCCTCCGGCGGATATCCTGCGCGATGCGGCACAGTTCTGA
- a CDS encoding DUF3368 domain-containing protein has translation MRHSSEIIISDTSCLILLGKIDEIDVLHRLCERVYITPTIKEEYGEALPDWIKIKAPQNTRYQNLLEMDLDAGEASAIALSLETDRSILIIDDLKGRKIAKRLHLKYSGTLGLLLQAKRAGILPALRPVVVKIRETNFRFSEALLDSLLEQAGE, from the coding sequence ATGCGGCACAGTTCTGAAATTATCATTTCCGACACCAGTTGTCTGATTCTTCTTGGCAAGATTGATGAAATTGACGTGCTACACCGTCTTTGCGAAAGAGTTTATATCACTCCGACGATAAAAGAGGAATACGGTGAGGCTCTGCCGGACTGGATAAAGATCAAGGCACCTCAGAACACACGGTACCAGAATTTACTGGAAATGGATCTTGATGCCGGTGAAGCAAGTGCCATCGCCTTGTCTCTGGAAACTGATCGGTCCATCCTGATCATTGACGATCTCAAGGGCAGAAAGATTGCAAAACGACTTCATCTCAAATACTCAGGAACCCTCGGCCTCCTCCTTCAGGCGAAACGGGCCGGGATATTACCGGCACTTCGCCCTGTTGTCGTCAAAATCAGAGAGACAAACTTCAGATTCAGCGAGGCACTTCTGGACTCTCTTCTCGAACAGGCAGGAGAGTGA
- a CDS encoding IS1380 family transposase — protein MKSKQNKRSARVSPKKIQINKGAKGVTAQAGLIPAVKFLQKHNVGQLIQETLEHQRGATATYDAVDIIFLPLIAIIGGARSISNIATVWADSVLCRIAGWRLIPDETTFGRLFRTFSYRHINNLEVLNHRLRARMWRKGLRSGKSKVGAAHCLVVDVDSTEKTVYGSQQGAAKGFNPHKRGAKSYHPLLAFCAESKEILQGWLRCGNAYTSNGIVEFTKQLLAHLPNGTRILFRGDSGFFVGALLDLLDQYGHSYLIKVKLKGLVTLLSKQSWEPVPGQAGWEQCIFFHKCTTWSSTRLFVAVRREKPADPAKPATLFEMKEFDYFCYVVSEIADPWQVHKRYGQRATCETWIEEAKNQTALVHIKTEDFWANSVLFQTAILAYNTIRWMALLSGNAVLRRWEPGTIRTFLVRVAGKYTTGGRQQKLFVPERMLYSTQWDDWVAVGLY, from the coding sequence ATGAAGTCTAAACAGAATAAACGATCTGCCCGAGTCTCGCCCAAAAAAATACAAATTAATAAAGGAGCAAAAGGGGTTACAGCACAGGCAGGCTTGATTCCTGCCGTAAAGTTCCTGCAAAAACATAATGTTGGCCAGCTTATCCAGGAAACTTTAGAACATCAACGCGGAGCCACCGCCACTTATGATGCAGTTGATATAATATTTCTCCCTTTGATAGCTATTATCGGCGGAGCTCGTTCTATCAGCAATATTGCAACAGTCTGGGCAGATAGCGTACTTTGCCGGATAGCAGGATGGCGGTTAATCCCGGACGAAACAACCTTTGGCCGCCTTTTTCGAACATTCAGCTATCGTCATATCAATAACCTGGAAGTTCTTAATCATCGGTTGCGTGCTCGCATGTGGCGTAAGGGATTGCGATCCGGGAAAAGTAAAGTCGGTGCAGCCCACTGTCTGGTTGTTGATGTGGATTCCACAGAAAAGACGGTATACGGTTCTCAGCAAGGAGCGGCCAAAGGGTTTAATCCACATAAACGCGGTGCAAAATCGTATCATCCTCTGCTTGCATTTTGCGCTGAAAGCAAAGAGATATTGCAAGGGTGGCTTCGATGCGGCAATGCCTATACAAGTAATGGTATTGTCGAGTTTACCAAGCAACTTCTGGCACACCTTCCCAATGGAACCCGGATTTTGTTCAGGGGCGACAGCGGTTTTTTTGTTGGTGCCCTGCTTGATCTTTTGGATCAGTATGGTCATAGTTACCTGATCAAGGTTAAGCTCAAGGGGCTGGTCACCCTTCTGTCCAAACAATCCTGGGAGCCGGTCCCCGGGCAGGCCGGTTGGGAACAATGTATCTTTTTTCATAAATGTACGACCTGGTCTTCGACCCGACTCTTTGTTGCGGTCCGCAGAGAGAAACCGGCTGACCCGGCAAAACCAGCGACCCTGTTTGAGATGAAGGAGTTCGATTACTTCTGTTATGTGGTCAGTGAGATTGCTGATCCATGGCAGGTCCACAAACGATACGGCCAACGAGCAACTTGTGAAACCTGGATTGAGGAAGCAAAAAACCAGACTGCGTTGGTACATATCAAGACAGAAGATTTCTGGGCAAATAGTGTGTTGTTTCAAACTGCTATTCTGGCATACAACACGATACGATGGATGGCTTTATTGAGCGGTAATGCTGTATTACGTCGCTGGGAGCCAGGTACAATTCGTACATTTCTCGTTCGGGTGGCTGGGAAGTATACTACTGGTGGACGGCAGCAAAAGCTATTTGTTCCCGAACGAATGCTGTATTCCACTCAGTGGGATGACTGGGTGGCGGTGGGGCTGTACTGA
- a CDS encoding Eco57I restriction-modification methylase domain-containing protein, with amino-acid sequence MYQQSLFEPKDNIAGLQAEFLQKKSLDDRKALGQFFTGSVVSEYMASLISKSKSKSKVVRILDAGAGTGILTVSAALRCLDLGYKTVHATLYEVDCEALPNLEQTLMIVQDTFNRQNRLFSFEIRCEDFVLARPDKDPLSRDFDISVINPPYFKYSVTKSPYAKAAADLYHGDPNIYASFMAIVMACMKEGGQMITITPRSFTNGLYFKGFRSYLLTESALDLIHIFKHRDKVFRDKHSAVLQENIICRFIKGKKQKRVTVRSSDCDANIKNTDEEQYPSELIIDPSNDQRIIRIPESSNEADILRLAETLPTTFERAGYFISTGRVVEHRARKYISEKTNLPHSVPLYRPHNVTPLTAIWTGNHKKDVSLILDEGHEKHTMKNGTFVLLKRFSSKDEKRRLVSGVHFENAHDCRVIGFGNKINYIGLSEEKLTVPEAYGLAAVFNSSFMDKYFRCISGNTQVNATEIRVMKFPTRKQVKEIGKQVQEIKTAINPCEIDAIVDAVLGVMRTVTKE; translated from the coding sequence TTGTATCAGCAATCGCTCTTTGAGCCGAAAGATAATATTGCCGGTCTTCAGGCTGAATTTTTACAAAAAAAGTCTTTAGATGATCGTAAAGCGTTAGGGCAGTTCTTTACAGGCTCCGTTGTGTCTGAGTATATGGCTTCTTTGATAAGTAAGTCGAAGAGCAAATCCAAAGTTGTACGCATATTAGATGCCGGGGCCGGGACAGGCATACTCACGGTTTCAGCCGCCTTACGGTGTTTAGACCTTGGTTACAAAACAGTTCACGCAACGCTCTATGAAGTGGATTGTGAAGCCCTGCCGAACCTAGAGCAAACCTTAATGATCGTGCAGGATACCTTTAACCGACAAAACAGATTATTCAGCTTTGAAATACGTTGCGAAGATTTTGTTCTTGCACGCCCGGATAAAGATCCACTATCTCGTGATTTTGATATTTCTGTTATTAATCCTCCATACTTTAAGTATAGTGTGACAAAGTCGCCTTATGCAAAGGCTGCTGCTGATCTCTATCATGGTGATCCGAATATTTATGCTTCCTTCATGGCCATTGTTATGGCGTGTATGAAGGAAGGAGGTCAGATGATAACGATTACACCACGCAGCTTTACGAATGGATTATATTTTAAGGGGTTTCGGTCATATTTATTGACAGAATCAGCACTCGACCTGATACATATTTTCAAACACCGCGACAAGGTGTTCAGAGATAAACATTCCGCAGTACTTCAGGAAAATATTATTTGTCGTTTCATTAAAGGAAAAAAGCAAAAAAGAGTTACTGTTCGTTCAAGTGATTGCGATGCCAATATTAAAAACACAGATGAAGAGCAATATCCTTCTGAGCTTATTATTGATCCTTCAAATGACCAACGAATTATCCGTATCCCTGAGTCATCCAATGAAGCTGATATATTACGGCTAGCTGAAACTCTTCCAACTACTTTTGAGCGTGCTGGTTATTTCATTTCGACAGGTCGAGTCGTCGAGCATAGAGCTCGGAAATATATTTCGGAGAAAACGAACCTGCCGCATTCCGTACCGCTTTATCGTCCTCATAATGTTACTCCGTTAACAGCAATATGGACGGGTAATCATAAAAAAGACGTGTCGCTCATTCTTGATGAAGGGCATGAAAAACATACGATGAAAAACGGGACGTTTGTTTTGTTAAAACGTTTTTCATCAAAAGATGAAAAACGCCGATTAGTTTCCGGAGTTCACTTTGAAAATGCTCATGATTGCAGAGTAATTGGTTTCGGGAATAAGATAAATTATATAGGCCTATCAGAAGAGAAACTCACAGTCCCTGAAGCTTATGGTCTTGCAGCAGTTTTTAACTCTTCCTTTATGGATAAATATTTCAGGTGTATTTCGGGGAATACGCAGGTAAATGCTACTGAAATTAGAGTGATGAAATTTCCAACACGGAAACAGGTGAAGGAAATCGGGAAACAGGTACAAGAGATAAAGACGGCAATTAATCCTTGTGAAATTGATGCCATTGTCGATGCTGTTCTTGGAGTAATGCGCACTGTTACGAAGGAGTAA
- the dnaA gene encoding chromosomal replication initiator protein DnaA: MLWDTVKNSLSTSLSESEYSLWIRPLSCIQEDDKVLKISCPDRFFCAWVKERYLGIIETNLKTITHNPPAVSLTVSTAAPAPQQEANGSGQLRLPGMDTFKSTVRSLHPAYTFDQFMVGESNMLARSACNAIASADYTFGNNLFMTSGTGLGKSHLTQAVVHQVMQSAPGTRMHYLTAQQFSAEMVKNLRSNSMQQFSQRFIHGCDLLLVEDVHTLAGKTKTQEELNNVLDYLIKSGKRVIMTSAVPARDIKGLDEDFRSRMTSGLITDIEAPEYKTRVSIIRHKAAHSKLNLQEEHVHFLADKLQGDIRRIESALMGIKAKASMYNAPPDMNIVRSVLEGFGELQQQMQLNGRAIRDVISSQYKISVDELTSRSRKRAVSFPRQIAMYLTRKYTEESLADIGNLYNRDHSTVLYAIKVINRDIAQKNTVRQQVEMLKDKLQK; this comes from the coding sequence ATGCTCTGGGATACCGTTAAGAATTCTTTATCCACTTCACTTTCCGAGAGTGAGTACAGCCTATGGATCAGACCACTGTCCTGCATACAGGAAGACGACAAGGTTCTGAAAATTTCCTGCCCGGATCGTTTTTTCTGCGCCTGGGTGAAAGAGCGCTACTTGGGGATCATAGAAACAAACCTGAAGACAATTACCCATAATCCCCCTGCGGTCTCGCTGACGGTGTCAACGGCAGCGCCAGCTCCCCAGCAGGAAGCAAACGGCTCTGGCCAATTGCGCCTCCCAGGGATGGACACCTTCAAGTCCACCGTCCGATCCCTGCACCCGGCCTATACCTTTGACCAATTCATGGTCGGTGAATCAAATATGCTGGCACGTTCGGCCTGCAATGCCATTGCCTCGGCAGACTACACCTTTGGCAATAACCTGTTCATGACCTCGGGTACCGGTTTAGGAAAAAGCCATCTCACCCAGGCCGTGGTGCATCAGGTGATGCAGAGCGCACCAGGAACCCGCATGCATTATCTGACAGCTCAGCAATTCTCCGCAGAAATGGTCAAGAACCTACGCAGTAACAGCATGCAGCAATTCTCCCAACGTTTCATCCACGGTTGTGACCTCTTGCTCGTTGAAGATGTACATACCCTGGCAGGAAAGACAAAAACCCAGGAAGAGCTGAACAATGTCCTTGATTACCTGATAAAATCTGGCAAGCGGGTCATTATGACCTCTGCCGTACCGGCACGGGATATCAAGGGACTGGATGAGGACTTTCGTTCCCGCATGACCTCGGGCTTAATTACCGATATCGAGGCCCCGGAATACAAGACACGGGTTTCTATTATTCGCCATAAGGCTGCCCACAGCAAACTAAACCTCCAGGAAGAGCATGTTCATTTTCTTGCGGACAAACTGCAAGGGGATATTCGCCGGATTGAAAGTGCCCTGATGGGCATCAAGGCCAAGGCCAGCATGTATAATGCCCCCCCTGACATGAACATCGTGCGAAGCGTACTGGAGGGATTCGGGGAGCTACAGCAGCAGATGCAGTTGAATGGCAGAGCCATTCGCGATGTCATTTCCAGCCAATACAAGATCTCAGTAGACGAGCTGACCTCACGCTCCCGCAAACGTGCTGTTTCCTTTCCCCGCCAGATCGCCATGTATCTGACCAGGAAATATACCGAAGAATCCTTAGCGGACATCGGCAACCTCTACAATCGGGACCACTCCACGGTGCTGTACGCGATCAAGGTTATTAACCGGGATATCGCGCAAAAAAATACCGTGCGCCAGCAGGTGGAGATGCTCAAGGACAAGCTGCAGAAATAA
- the dtd gene encoding D-aminoacyl-tRNA deacylase — MRAVIQRVTSAKVTVDDRQTGAIGEGLLVLLGVHKDDEPKDITWLADKIVNLRIFEDEEGKMNHSLTDTGGSMLIVSQFTLLADCRKGRRPSWSEAAPPDKARRMYEEFIQVIADSGITTATGEFQAMMDVSLVNSGPVTILLDSHKKF; from the coding sequence ATGCGAGCAGTAATCCAAAGAGTAACATCCGCCAAAGTAACAGTAGATGACCGACAAACCGGGGCCATCGGCGAAGGCCTGCTGGTCCTTCTGGGCGTGCATAAGGACGATGAACCAAAGGACATCACCTGGCTGGCCGACAAGATCGTCAACCTGCGCATCTTTGAGGACGAGGAGGGCAAGATGAACCACTCCCTCACAGATACCGGCGGTTCCATGCTCATCGTTTCCCAATTCACCCTACTGGCCGACTGCCGCAAAGGCCGGCGGCCCTCCTGGTCTGAGGCCGCACCCCCGGACAAGGCTCGCCGAATGTACGAAGAGTTTATTCAAGTCATTGCCGATTCCGGCATCACCACTGCCACCGGAGAATTTCAGGCCATGATGGACGTGAGCCTGGTTAATTCCGGGCCGGTCACTATTCTGCTTGATTCTCACAAGAAATTTTAG
- a CDS encoding AI-2E family transporter — MPQQKETAYSPEDGTNSRYFTVVFLISVLLLGLVLSPFWQLLILAFLLAGIFRPIYNWLSKWVSPWMASTLTCVLIALIVFIPLTFCIGALSSEALSIYQLGRDSNVLLKMQQFIQNSKWIVHSQETLLGFGIDFQPSDITEIFSALSKDAGLFIYGKASVWAANIMSFVLQFCFLILMIYFLLIEMDRLIHFITCLSPLPEVQNSLLLKKFLDISGVILVGNGISGVFQGVMGGILFAMLGIKSPVLWTGVMAILAFLPIFGIGLVLIPASAILFLNGATGQAAITFIFYIVLSFSVEYLLKPKFVGDQVKMHTLLVFLAILGGMSVFGVLGIIYGPLIVTAFQTLSDIYLKEQRSAAKTPLITAEVAEEQAPNH, encoded by the coding sequence ATGCCACAACAAAAAGAGACCGCATACTCCCCGGAGGATGGAACGAACTCACGCTATTTCACCGTGGTCTTCCTTATCTCTGTGCTCCTGCTCGGCCTGGTGCTCTCGCCCTTCTGGCAACTCCTTATTCTGGCCTTTTTGCTGGCAGGGATCTTCCGCCCCATTTATAACTGGCTGAGCAAATGGGTTTCTCCCTGGATGGCCTCCACCTTAACCTGTGTCCTTATCGCCCTTATCGTTTTTATTCCCTTAACCTTTTGTATCGGTGCGCTCTCCTCAGAGGCCCTGAGTATCTATCAACTGGGAAGGGACAGTAATGTGCTGCTCAAAATGCAGCAGTTTATCCAGAACAGTAAATGGATTGTCCATAGCCAAGAGACCCTTCTCGGCTTCGGTATCGATTTTCAGCCATCAGACATTACGGAGATATTTTCAGCACTCAGCAAGGATGCCGGGCTCTTCATTTACGGCAAGGCCTCTGTCTGGGCCGCAAATATCATGAGCTTTGTGCTCCAGTTCTGTTTTCTGATCCTGATGATCTATTTCCTCCTGATTGAGATGGATCGCCTGATTCATTTCATCACCTGCCTGTCGCCACTCCCTGAAGTGCAGAACTCTCTGCTCTTGAAAAAATTCCTTGACATCTCGGGGGTTATCCTGGTGGGAAACGGAATCAGCGGGGTGTTCCAAGGGGTAATGGGGGGCATTCTCTTTGCAATGCTGGGAATCAAATCACCAGTGCTGTGGACAGGGGTGATGGCGATACTGGCCTTTCTCCCCATCTTTGGTATCGGCCTGGTGCTGATCCCCGCCTCTGCCATTCTCTTCCTTAATGGAGCAACAGGCCAGGCCGCAATAACCTTTATCTTTTACATCGTGCTTTCCTTTAGCGTGGAGTACCTGCTCAAGCCCAAATTTGTCGGTGATCAGGTCAAGATGCATACCCTGTTGGTCTTTCTTGCCATCCTGGGTGGGATGTCCGTGTTCGGGGTTCTTGGTATTATTTACGGCCCCCTGATTGTTACCGCCTTTCAAACCCTCTCTGATATCTACCTGAAAGAGCAGCGGTCTGCCGCAAAGACGCCTCTTATCACCGCTGAAGTAGCTGAAGAGCAAGCACCCAACCATTAG
- a CDS encoding RsmE family RNA methyltransferase, which produces MKIAFDLDDTLIPTRKTFSSGSRRLGFPLVLIGPEDGFHPDEVAYAEEVGFATVSLGPRILRAETAALAAVVLAQQEMGNLALR; this is translated from the coding sequence ATGAAAATCGCATTTGACTTGGATGATACCTTGATCCCAACAAGGAAGACGTTCTCATCGGGGAGCCGAAGGTTGGGGTTCCCACTGGTGCTGATCGGACCGGAAGATGGATTTCATCCTGATGAGGTTGCCTATGCAGAGGAGGTCGGCTTTGCAACGGTCTCGCTGGGGCCGCGTATCTTGCGGGCGGAAACTGCTGCCTTGGCTGCGGTGGTGCTGGCGCAGCAGGAGATGGGGAATCTCGCGTTGCGTTAA